One genomic segment of Euzebya sp. includes these proteins:
- a CDS encoding VWA domain-containing protein: MTALTPPDPSLQGLQARLLDFHHALRDAGVPVAISDGMDAMRAATAIDLLDRAVLREALASTLTSSASHRMAFDTLFDIYFPRTAGLPGEGEGDPTGTADPTAPTGPRDPMDFLSDLIAQLMEGDDATLRRMAQEAVGSFGRVENADGSTSYFAYRVYRHFNLRGLLRRLMQDSGMDEADDELMRRLAEDEFAARLQRFREEIDAEIRRRQVEERGPEAVARRAVRPLPEDVDFFSTTADEQAHMRRAVRPLARKLATRLAVKRRRARDGTFDVRRTLRRALGSGGVPIDPAFRSKKVHRPELVLICDVSGSVAAFAKFTLMFTHALQGQFSKVRSFAFIDTVDEVTHLFDDGDFARGMARMGEEADLVWLDGHSDYGHAFEVFARRYRTALTPRTTVLVLGDARNNYRAANTWALREIREHAKRLYWLNPEPATQWDSGDSVASDYAVVADQMVECRNLTQLAAFIEKIA, from the coding sequence GTGACCGCGCTGACCCCTCCCGATCCCTCCCTGCAGGGCCTGCAGGCGCGGCTGCTCGACTTCCACCACGCCCTGCGGGATGCCGGGGTGCCCGTGGCGATTAGCGACGGGATGGACGCGATGCGGGCCGCGACCGCCATCGACCTGTTGGATCGGGCGGTGCTCCGCGAGGCGCTCGCGTCGACCCTGACGTCGTCGGCCAGCCACCGGATGGCGTTCGACACGCTGTTCGACATCTACTTCCCGCGCACCGCCGGGCTGCCGGGGGAGGGTGAGGGAGACCCCACCGGCACCGCTGACCCGACCGCGCCGACGGGTCCGCGGGACCCCATGGACTTCCTGAGCGACCTGATCGCCCAGCTGATGGAGGGGGACGACGCCACGCTCCGGCGCATGGCCCAGGAGGCCGTCGGGTCCTTCGGGAGGGTCGAGAACGCCGACGGGTCGACGTCGTACTTCGCCTACCGGGTGTACCGCCACTTCAACCTGCGGGGCTTGCTGCGCCGGCTGATGCAGGACTCCGGGATGGACGAGGCCGACGACGAGCTCATGCGCCGCCTGGCCGAGGACGAGTTCGCCGCCCGCCTGCAGCGCTTCCGCGAGGAGATCGACGCCGAGATCCGCCGTCGGCAGGTCGAGGAGCGGGGACCCGAGGCCGTCGCTCGACGCGCCGTCCGGCCCCTGCCCGAGGACGTCGACTTCTTCTCCACCACGGCCGACGAGCAGGCCCACATGCGGCGTGCGGTGCGACCCCTCGCCCGGAAGCTCGCGACCCGGCTCGCCGTCAAGCGCCGACGGGCCCGCGACGGGACCTTCGACGTCCGCAGGACCCTGCGACGGGCGCTCGGCAGCGGCGGGGTGCCGATCGACCCGGCGTTCCGGTCGAAGAAGGTCCACCGGCCCGAGCTGGTGCTGATCTGCGACGTGTCGGGCTCGGTGGCGGCGTTCGCCAAGTTCACGCTGATGTTCACCCACGCCCTGCAGGGGCAGTTCTCGAAGGTCCGCTCCTTCGCGTTCATCGACACCGTCGACGAGGTCACGCACCTCTTCGACGACGGCGACTTCGCCCGCGGGATGGCCAGGATGGGCGAGGAGGCGGACCTGGTGTGGCTCGACGGCCACTCCGACTACGGCCACGCCTTCGAGGTGTTCGCGCGGCGCTACCGGACCGCCCTGACCCCGCGGACCACCGTGCTGGTCCTGGGCGACGCCCGGAACAACTACCGGGCGGCGAACACCTGGGCGCTCAGGGAGATCCGCGAGCACGCCAAGCGGCTCTACTGGTTGAACCCCGAGCCGGCGACGCAGTGGGACTCCGGCGACTCCGTCGCGAGCGACTACGCCGTCGTCGCCGACCAGATGGTGGAGTGCCGCAACCTCACCCAGCTCGCCGCGTTCATCGAGAAGATCGCATAG